From Aptenodytes patagonicus chromosome 1, bAptPat1.pri.cur, whole genome shotgun sequence, one genomic window encodes:
- the GALR3 gene encoding galanin receptor type 3 — MPGGWNASSDSPELRAAGIIVPIIFSLIFLLGTVGNGLVLAVLLRNGQVKYNTTNLFILNLAMADLCFIVCCVPFQATIYTLDGWLFGAFACKAVHFLIYLTMYASSFTLAAVSVDRYLAIRYPLESRDVRTSRNAGVAIVAIWSLSLLFAGPYLSYYQIVHYHRVPICIPIWEDQRRKILDIVTFVFGYLLPVTVVSLAYARTIKFLWTSVDPIERISESRKAKRKVTKMIVAVAILFCLCWLPHHLVILCFWFGHFPFNRATYACRLASHCLSYANSCLNPIIYALISKHFRKRFKQVFTCLFFQNKTRKKKKKRVEKKVHVVNVGKGFTNSTRGFYGGNTEVTQVPEENTRKRVPEGASHDARAWSHQLQDAMVSVQKELLEEESLATAGHPLAMTPPRGTEEFLTVHYR; from the exons ATGCCGGGAGGCTGGAACGCCTCCTCTGACAGCCCAGAGTTGCGAGCTGCAGGGATTATTGTGCCCATCATCTtctccctcatcttcctcctggGCACTGTGGGGAATGGGCTGGTGCTAGCTGTGCTGCTGCGGAACGGCCAAGTCAAGTACAATACCACCAACCTTTTCATCCTTAACCTGGCCATGGCTGACCTGTGCTTCATCGTCTGCTGCGTCCCCTTCCAGGCCACCATTTACACCCTGGATGGGTGGCTCTTTGGGGCCTTTGCCTGCAAGGCTGTGCATTTCCTGATCTACCTCACCATGTACGCCAGCAGCTTCACCCTGGCCGCCGTCTCCGTTGACAG GTACCTGGCCATTCGCTATCCGCTGGAGTCCCGGGATGTCCGTACCTCCCGAAACGCAGGAGTGGCCATTGTAGCGATCTGGTCCCTGTCACTGCTCTTCGCGGGGCCTTACCTCAGTTACTACCAGATTGTCCATTACCACAGGGTGCCCATCTGCATCCCCATCTGGGAGGACCAGCGCCGAAAGATTCTGGACATCGTCACGTTTGTCTTTGGATACCTTCTGCCTGTGACCGTGGTGAGCCTGGCATACGCCAGGACCATCAAGTTCCTGTGGACCTCCGTAGACCCCATAGAAAGGATCTCAGAGTCCCggaaggccaagcgcaaggtcacCAAGATGATTGTGGCTGTGGCCATCCTGTTCTGCCTCTGCTGGCTGCCCCACCACCTGGTCATCCTGTGCTTCTGGTTTGGCCACTTCCCCTTCAACCGAGCCACTTATGCTTGCCGCCTGGCTTCCCACTGCCTTTCATACGCCAACTCCTGTCTCAACCCCATCATCTATGCCCTCATCTCCAAGCATTTCCGCAAGCGTTTCAAGCAGGTGTTCACCTGCCTCTTCTTCCAGAACAAGaccaggaagaagaagaagaagagagttGAAAAGAAAGTCCACGTGGTTAATGTGGGCAAAGGCTTCACCAACAGCACCAGAGGTTTCTATGGAGGCAACACTGAGGTGACCCAGGTCCCAGAGGAGAACACCAGGAAGAGGGTCCCTGAAGGTGCCAGTCATGATGCGAGAGCATGGTCTCACCAGTTACAAGATGCCATGGTCTCTGtgcagaaggagctgctggaagaggaaagtTTGGCAACAGCTGGCCATCCCCTAGCCATGACCCCTCCAAGAGGAACTGAGGAGTTTCTGACTGTTCATTACAGATGA
- the LOC143155755 gene encoding noggin-1-like, producing MEGPRCGCLLLLLLLLCLLPPLGALRLLPLLEEPREPPPLPPSGTADPAAHLLRGRPSAPVRPYSLSLSPEDYRYSPKPRHLRPGRLRRLLGSAFDSFWMATEEPRGRNNSVPEENLESLSWDLAEGAGRYRRKLWREAEGLELPPLLPPGPGLPPELPGALAHRLRQWLVERAACRLTSTWVDLGPVFWPRWVRHTACETGPPGCSWPPGMTCRPAQLTHIKLLAWHCWAPRSPGPPHCAWRQIPYPVVAACKCSCR from the coding sequence ATGGAGGGACCACGCTgtggctgcctcctcctcctcctcctcctcctctgcctgctcccaccGCTGGGTGCCCTGCGCCTACTGCCGCTGCTGGAGGAACCCAGGGAGCCACCACCGCTGCCGCCGTCTGGCACCGCTGACCCTGCCGCCCACCTGCTGCGCGGCCGTCCCTCGGCCCCAGTGCGGCCCTACAGCCTCTCGCTCTCCCCTGAGGACTACCGCTACTCTCCCAAGCCCCGGCACCTGCGGCCTGGGCGGCTGCGtcggctgctgggctcagccttcGACTCCTTCTGGATGGCGACCGAGGAGCCCCGGGGCCGCAACAACAGCGTCCCCGAGGAGAACCTGGAGTCCCTGAGCTGGGACCTGGCGGAGGGGGCCGGGCGCTACCGCCGCAAGCTGTGGCGGGAGGCggaggggctggagctgccccccctgctgccccccggcccggggctgcccccTGAGCTGCCGGGGGCCCTGGCCCACCGCCTGCGGCAGTGGCTGGTGGAGCGGGCCGCCTGCCGCCTCACATCCACCTGGGTTGACCTGGGACCAGTCTTCTGGCCCCGCTGGGTGCGCCACACCGCCTGCGAGACCGGCCCCCCCGGCTGCTCCTGGCCCCCCGGCATGACCTGCCGCCCCGCGCAGCTCACCCACATCAAGCTGCTGGCCTGGCACTGCTGGGCCCCCCGGTCCCCCGGCCCCCCGCACTGTGCCTGGCGGCAGATCCCCTACCCTGTCGTGGCTGCCTGCAAGTGCTCCTGCCGCTga